DNA sequence from the Methanofollis formosanus genome:
GGACCGAGAGGGTGTTCCACCCCATATGCGGCACCTTCATCTCAGGCACCCGCGGGAAACGCCGCACCGTGCCGGGCACCAGGCCCAGGCCCGCCCGCAGGCCGCCTTCCTCTGAACTCTCCATCAACATCTGCATTCCGAGACAGATCCCGAGCACCGGCACCTCGCCGACCTGCTCCCGCACCGTCCTCTCAAGAGGGCCGAGCATCTCCATCCCGTCCCTGAACGCCCCGACACCGGGGAGGACGAGGGCGTCGGCCGCGGCGATCGCGTCCTGATCGGATGAGATGGCGGCCGAAGCGCCCGCCTTCTCAAGCCCGCGGCTGACACTCCGGAGGTTCCCGAGGCCGTAATCAATTATAACTATCTTCTTCATCCTTGCCAGACCCCCGTTTTCTCCATTCGCTGCCGGTCACCCAGGTCTCGGGCAGGTCGTGCGCCTCCTGCCAGGCCCGCAGGCGCTCCTCCCAGTTCTGCCAGAGGTGCGGGTAACCGCTCCTGATCTCTTCCAGCACTGCAAGGTCGCTAGACGGGCACATAAAACACCCGATCCTGTCCAGGCCGCGGTCGTACAACACGTTGTACGGTGCCTTCTCCCTGAAAAGGTAAAGCCAGACATGGAGGGCCGTCCAGTGCTGGATCGGCGCTGCGGAGAGCTGATTTCTCACCCGACGGTTCCGCCACACCCTGGGACTCCGCTTCCGGTTCAGCGATTCGTACTTGCGCTGTCCGATAAAGGAGAGCGACTCGCCCCACCGCTCGGCGATGACCCGGCCGACAGGTTCGAGCTTGCAGACCCGGCAGCACCAGCGAGCGTCGACCGCAGGCGGCCCCTCGACCGCGAAGTGTTTCCAGAACGCCTCCCCGGTCTCGGCCCGCACCACATCCAGGCCGTAGCGCGCGGCGACAGTCGCGACATTCTCCTCGGTCTCGGGAAACTCCAGGCCGGTGTCCGCATACAGGAGCGGCACCTTCCCGATGGCCTTGAGGACCAGCAGGAGCGTGGCAAGACTGTCCTTGCCGCCCGAGTACGAGGTATTTTTCGGGAGGGCCTCGTGATCGGCGCAGACCTTCTTGATGAACTCAATGGAGGCGCCTTCGTAGGCGTCGAGGATCCGCTGGTTCGCCGTCACCGCATCGTCCCAGGTCGCCGGGCCGGGCACGACCTCCGCGGGAGCGGTCTTGCGCGTCCGCACCACCTGGCCCCGCTCCATCGTGCGCGCCTCCGCGGCGTCGACCTTGGCCCGGCCCACGCCGATGCACTCGCCTGAACGCGAGAGGATGAATACCTCGTCGCCCGCCTTCACCGAGTCCTCGATCTCGACGAGTCCAGGAGCGAGAAGACTTGCCCCGTCCTTCACGAAGGAGACGGCGCCGTCGTCGACGACGACGTACCGCTTCGTGGGCGTACAGTACCTGGCGGCCGCGGGCCGTGGGAGAGGTTCCCAGACCCCTTCCTCGGGGAGATAACGGATGGCGGCGACGATGGTCCCGCCGAGGACCACCTCCTCCATCCGGTCGATCTCAGGTACTTTGTTGAGAACGGCGAGGTGTCCCCCGGGAATGAGCGGGACCCCGAAGTGCTCCTGAAAGATCGCATTAACCAGTTCGACGTCGGCGGCCATCGCGGGCCGGGCGTCACCCGGAGGGGTGATGGCGACCGGCCGCGTCTCGGCCCCGCATGCGCACTGCTCGCCGAGGACCGGTGTATGACAACGGTCACACCAGTGCAACGCGATCTTTCCCAGATATGACGGACGCATTGCATGTACCGTAGGGGCACAGAGAATAAAAGCCCAGGGTTTGAGCAGGAACCGCGGATTCAATCATGTAAAATATTAATCATGAAGGTTATTTGCAGATCGGACCGCGCAGGATTGAGACTAATGAAAAATAAGCTCAAATATTGCATAAAAAATCCATTGAATATCACAAAACCGATAGATTCAAACTGTGCCAGAAGACGGAGAACACAAGAATAGATGCAAGAACCCGTAATATCGACAGGTTTTTTACTGATCAAAGTGCGTGATTCGGATGGTTAATAAACCCTTAGAATCCACCGAATGAGTGAGGGATATGGATGAATGAACTAATATTCCTGATACTCTTTCCCTGTATAATTGCATTCATCCTGTT
Encoded proteins:
- the hisH gene encoding imidazole glycerol phosphate synthase subunit HisH, with amino-acid sequence MKKIVIIDYGLGNLRSVSRGLEKAGASAAISSDQDAIAAADALVLPGVGAFRDGMEMLGPLERTVREQVGEVPVLGICLGMQMLMESSEEGGLRAGLGLVPGTVRRFPRVPEMKVPHMGWNTLSVPADEPLFDGVADGSYVYFVHSYYASAPTEHTMTTTEYIHEFASSVKNGMVYGVQFHPEKSGETGLRILKNFIEFA
- a CDS encoding phosphoadenosine phosphosulfate reductase family protein, translating into MRPSYLGKIALHWCDRCHTPVLGEQCACGAETRPVAITPPGDARPAMAADVELVNAIFQEHFGVPLIPGGHLAVLNKVPEIDRMEEVVLGGTIVAAIRYLPEEGVWEPLPRPAAARYCTPTKRYVVVDDGAVSFVKDGASLLAPGLVEIEDSVKAGDEVFILSRSGECIGVGRAKVDAAEARTMERGQVVRTRKTAPAEVVPGPATWDDAVTANQRILDAYEGASIEFIKKVCADHEALPKNTSYSGGKDSLATLLLVLKAIGKVPLLYADTGLEFPETEENVATVAARYGLDVVRAETGEAFWKHFAVEGPPAVDARWCCRVCKLEPVGRVIAERWGESLSFIGQRKYESLNRKRSPRVWRNRRVRNQLSAAPIQHWTALHVWLYLFREKAPYNVLYDRGLDRIGCFMCPSSDLAVLEEIRSGYPHLWQNWEERLRAWQEAHDLPETWVTGSEWRKRGSGKDEEDSYN